Proteins from one Legionella taurinensis genomic window:
- a CDS encoding MFS transporter: MAPLLSLFIFLLGTGFVSTLLILKMTLAQASTGFMGAITSVFYIGVVAGSLRTEQMILRWGYRHAYGLFSLILALCCLLHGFFYEPLLWLILRFIAGFVTAGVFVVIESWLLSVSSSRNRGQIMAWYMIAFYSAQSVSQFILCLKDTSPFFLYELAALLSVISVMPIAFLARSIPRLTSSSSVPRIALLKASIPGLTGALVSGLIMGVIYGLLPVYLSALSGGVSLVATYMFAVIFGGMLLQYPLGKWSDQGDRRQVLMRVTVLTILTLLCLIGFKGPSAWLFSFMMLFGGLTFALYPISVSDACDALAPEDIVAATQTLLLAYSVGAMAGPVIASFFMQELGNRGLFIYCIVACAATLPIYAQKRERLQSREFIRTGRLPLDLKKPD, encoded by the coding sequence TTGGCACCTTTGCTCAGTCTGTTTATTTTTCTTCTCGGCACTGGTTTTGTTTCAACCCTGTTGATTTTAAAAATGACGCTGGCGCAGGCTTCAACCGGGTTTATGGGGGCCATAACCAGTGTGTTTTACATCGGTGTGGTGGCGGGTTCGCTTCGCACGGAACAGATGATTCTACGGTGGGGGTATCGCCATGCTTATGGGCTTTTTTCGCTCATTCTGGCCCTGTGCTGTCTATTGCACGGTTTTTTTTATGAGCCACTATTGTGGCTGATTTTGCGTTTTATTGCCGGTTTTGTGACGGCTGGTGTTTTTGTCGTCATAGAAAGCTGGCTGTTATCGGTGAGTTCGAGCCGCAACCGCGGTCAGATCATGGCCTGGTACATGATTGCGTTTTACAGTGCTCAGAGTGTGAGCCAGTTTATTCTCTGTCTTAAGGACACATCGCCTTTTTTTCTTTATGAGTTAGCGGCTCTGCTCAGTGTGATTTCGGTCATGCCCATCGCCTTTTTAGCCCGCAGTATTCCCAGGTTAACCTCGTCTTCGTCAGTACCCAGGATTGCGTTGTTGAAAGCCTCCATACCAGGATTGACCGGGGCGCTGGTTTCAGGGCTGATTATGGGTGTTATCTACGGCTTATTACCGGTTTACCTCAGTGCATTGTCAGGCGGGGTGTCGTTGGTAGCGACCTACATGTTCGCGGTGATATTTGGCGGTATGTTGCTGCAGTATCCGTTAGGCAAATGGTCTGATCAGGGCGATCGGCGTCAGGTCCTTATGCGAGTTACCGTACTGACTATCCTGACCCTGCTGTGTTTGATCGGTTTTAAAGGCCCATCGGCCTGGCTGTTTAGTTTTATGATGCTTTTTGGCGGGCTTACCTTTGCACTCTATCCCATCAGTGTCAGTGACGCCTGTGATGCATTGGCCCCGGAGGACATTGTGGCAGCAACGCAAACCCTGCTGCTGGCCTACAGCGTAGGAGCCATGGCGGGGCCGGTTATTGCCTCATTTTTTATGCAGGAGCTGGGAAATCGTGGGCTATTCATTTACTGCATCGTGGCTTGTGCAGCAACACTACCCATTTATGCGCAAAAAAGGGAACGGCTTCAATCGCGCGAGTTCATCAGGACAGGGCGTCTTCCGCTTGATTTAAAGAAGCCGGATTGA
- a CDS encoding DUF6969 family protein, whose translation MRPMPNFSLPGLSSFQQSQLLRAARQVLETQQQMTTARGRNIIHYTLEKKRKHVSMNHYPKGDRIDHQTGAQYFYHCHRENFESMEHGHFHCFLRYKGIPARIKPTALPDWDKYIDNPMTHLVAIAMNCYGQPIRLFTVNRWVSSDIIYDARHVAGFIRRFKMTLNDSEYWQVLDRWVQGMLRLFSPQIVWLHEQRQQRMREFSSAFPEENAYESRDIEEPSQIEIDLNTQIQWLLNPASLNQAEDALS comes from the coding sequence ATACGACCCATGCCAAATTTTTCTCTTCCAGGCTTAAGTTCTTTTCAACAATCCCAATTGCTGCGTGCCGCAAGGCAGGTGCTTGAAACCCAGCAACAGATGACGACAGCCAGGGGCAGGAATATCATTCACTACACCCTTGAGAAAAAGCGTAAACACGTATCCATGAATCATTACCCCAAAGGTGATCGCATTGATCATCAAACGGGAGCGCAGTATTTCTACCACTGCCATCGTGAAAATTTTGAAAGCATGGAGCACGGTCATTTCCATTGTTTTCTGAGGTATAAAGGCATTCCGGCACGGATTAAACCCACCGCCTTGCCTGACTGGGATAAGTACATCGACAATCCCATGACCCATTTGGTCGCCATTGCCATGAATTGTTACGGACAACCCATCCGTCTGTTTACTGTTAACCGCTGGGTTTCTTCCGATATCATTTACGATGCCCGCCACGTCGCCGGTTTTATCCGACGGTTTAAAATGACGCTTAACGACAGCGAATACTGGCAGGTACTGGATCGCTGGGTGCAGGGCATGCTAAGGCTTTTCTCACCGCAAATTGTCTGGCTGCATGAGCAGCGGCAACAGCGGATGCGGGAATTTAGCAGCGCGTTTCCTGAGGAAAATGCTTACGAATCGAGAGACATCGAAGAACCCTCGCAAATAGAGATTGATCTTAATACACAGATTCAATGGCTGCTCAATCCGGCTTCTTTAAATCAAGCGGAAGACGCCCTGTCCTGA
- a CDS encoding DUF1841 family protein: MFYGDNVKDTRQMFYSSWHKYRHAQPLLPVEQQIVNVIADHPEYQTMLENSTPENEQAYFPELGQTNPFLHMGLHLAVRDQLATNRPAGIVAVYQQLLTKYQDRLAVEHLLLEKLAECLWQAQRTASYPDENQYLLAVKLLL; this comes from the coding sequence ATGTTCTACGGCGACAATGTGAAAGACACCCGGCAGATGTTTTATTCAAGCTGGCATAAGTACCGCCATGCCCAGCCTTTACTTCCTGTGGAACAGCAGATAGTCAATGTCATTGCCGATCACCCTGAATACCAGACCATGCTGGAAAATTCCACCCCCGAAAACGAACAGGCTTATTTTCCCGAATTAGGCCAGACAAATCCCTTTCTGCACATGGGGCTTCATCTCGCAGTCCGTGATCAATTGGCCACCAATCGTCCAGCAGGCATTGTCGCGGTTTATCAGCAATTACTCACCAAATACCAGGATAGGCTGGCGGTTGAACACCTGCTGCTTGAGAAACTGGCTGAATGCCTCTGGCAGGCGCAACGCACCGCCAGTTATCCCGATGAAAACCAATACCTTCTTGCCGTCAAATTGCTGTTGTAA
- a CDS encoding LysE/ArgO family amino acid transporter translates to MLVYFNGLVLGLSLIMALGPQNVFLIRQGAQRRHAVLSALVCFCCDLILVCGSVAGLYHVLELHPQLKVGMTWFGVAFLMYYGSQALKNAFQSPSATSELPEKQGSNRLQIILLALGFSLLNPHAIIDSLVIIGTNSAQFPEHQKAFILGVATSSLLWFSSLTFTTHYFSDVLSRTAVWRRVELCSGLLMICLSLKLAASQF, encoded by the coding sequence ATGTTGGTTTATTTTAATGGTTTAGTACTCGGCCTCTCCCTGATCATGGCCCTGGGCCCTCAAAATGTGTTCTTAATTCGCCAGGGCGCACAACGTCGCCATGCCGTTTTATCTGCGCTGGTGTGTTTCTGTTGCGACCTTATCTTAGTCTGCGGCAGCGTAGCAGGCTTATACCATGTCCTGGAATTGCACCCGCAACTCAAAGTAGGAATGACGTGGTTTGGTGTGGCTTTTTTAATGTATTACGGCAGTCAAGCGTTAAAAAATGCATTTCAATCACCATCGGCAACATCCGAGTTGCCCGAGAAGCAAGGCAGCAATCGCTTACAGATCATTCTCCTTGCCTTAGGATTCAGCCTGCTTAATCCTCATGCCATTATTGATTCCTTAGTCATTATCGGTACCAACAGCGCCCAATTTCCCGAACATCAAAAAGCCTTCATACTGGGAGTGGCCACCTCCAGCCTGTTATGGTTCAGTTCACTGACATTCACGACCCATTATTTTTCCGACGTGTTGTCCCGCACCGCCGTGTGGCGGCGCGTGGAATTGTGCAGCGGTTTATTGATGATCTGTTTAAGCCTTAAACTGGCGGCAAGCCAGTTTTAA
- a CDS encoding LysR family transcriptional regulator ArgP gives MRLDHRGLQALDAVIQTQSFAAAAQQLFITQPAISQRIKQLEVMMGQPLLIRTHPYRATPLGEKMLGLLRRIHLLEEHFLQEIEQDLPARLSVALNRDSLETWFTHLLADLRFLEKVNLDIITDDQELTLDYFRKGAVSACVSSHDKALPGCECVLLGHMDYLLVASPAFIERYFANGAAMEDNLHHAPLLVFDSRDRLHERFFTHFFKKALLPKRYNMVPSVQGFREFAIQGYGFGLIPSLDITRELAQGLLKEICPGKRWLMPLYWHYWQLPALHYQEFIETIIQGAGRYLI, from the coding sequence ATGAGACTTGATCATCGTGGGTTGCAGGCTTTAGACGCTGTCATTCAAACCCAAAGCTTTGCCGCCGCTGCCCAGCAATTGTTTATTACTCAGCCAGCGATAAGCCAGCGCATCAAACAACTGGAAGTAATGATGGGGCAGCCTTTGCTGATTCGAACTCATCCTTACAGGGCGACGCCCCTGGGTGAAAAAATGCTGGGTTTACTTCGACGCATCCATCTACTGGAAGAGCACTTTCTTCAGGAAATCGAACAGGATTTGCCTGCTCGTCTGTCGGTAGCCCTCAACCGTGACAGTTTGGAAACCTGGTTTACTCATTTACTGGCGGATTTGCGCTTTCTTGAAAAAGTGAATCTTGACATCATTACCGATGATCAGGAATTAACACTGGATTATTTCCGCAAAGGGGCGGTTTCTGCTTGTGTGTCGAGCCATGATAAAGCCTTGCCCGGTTGTGAATGCGTCCTGTTAGGGCACATGGATTATTTGCTGGTTGCCTCGCCTGCGTTTATCGAACGTTACTTTGCGAATGGTGCCGCAATGGAAGACAATCTCCACCATGCGCCTCTGCTGGTTTTTGACAGCCGTGATCGTCTGCATGAACGCTTTTTTACCCACTTCTTTAAAAAAGCCCTGTTGCCCAAGCGTTACAATATGGTCCCTTCTGTGCAGGGGTTCAGGGAGTTTGCGATCCAGGGCTATGGCTTTGGCCTTATTCCAAGCCTGGATATCACCCGCGAACTGGCACAAGGTCTTCTCAAGGAAATCTGCCCTGGCAAACGCTGGCTTATGCCGCTGTATTGGCATTACTGGCAATTGCCAGCGCTCCATTACCAGGAATTCATTGAGACCATTATCCAGGGCGCCGGCCGCTACCTCATTTGA
- a CDS encoding Rieske (2Fe-2S) protein encodes MIWKEALALEQLQNQQRHVASIDGNKILFLWHKDKVHAMSSQCPHFKLPLTKGKITEQNTIVCPFHKSEFDLDSGEVACWSPWPPAIGKLLGKVSSSKSLTIYPTRIEDGKIMVGFE; translated from the coding sequence ATGATCTGGAAGGAAGCACTCGCATTGGAGCAGTTGCAGAATCAACAACGGCATGTGGCAAGCATTGACGGCAACAAAATCCTGTTCCTGTGGCACAAGGACAAAGTCCATGCAATGTCATCGCAATGCCCGCATTTCAAACTGCCACTGACGAAAGGCAAAATCACCGAGCAAAACACCATTGTTTGTCCGTTTCATAAAAGTGAATTTGATTTAGACAGCGGCGAAGTTGCCTGCTGGTCCCCCTGGCCGCCCGCGATTGGCAAACTGTTAGGGAAAGTCAGCTCATCCAAGTCCTTAACGATTTATCCAACCCGTATTGAGGACGGGAAAATCATGGTTGGCTTTGAGTAA
- a CDS encoding c-type cytochrome: MRSLLKNNAIFAILFMSVISFVTASYAAKANDETSKAAAEPVSTPNEPQSNEAKSIVPEEVKPVPKQDVTTETATQQEKIAEPLIDGYYPAYPQTKAPADDVQKKLIEHGEYLAKMGDCIACHTNVKGGTPAFAGGLPINTPFGTFYSPNITPDKETGIGNWTEDDFIRAMREGRDPKGRNYFPVFPYIYFSKTTDDDLRALYAYFMSLPPVKQENKSLPFPFNVPGARFSLWGWNLLFFFPEEDTIDYQSDKSPAWNRGKYIVDSLGHCSMCHTPLNIFGAPKDRYYLTGSFIDGYWAPNITKFGLRSASRYEVADVFLKGQLINRAGPVAGPMAEVNHNSLSYLTEEDRLAIATYLKTVVSEESLGVSPSEQQPTLKRGKQVYVNACIICHQDNKMGAPVIGDGANWYRRLKDSGLTGLYRHAINGYNSMPVKGACVTCSDNDIMAATDYILNKSLSRSQWTDLDNAGSQKYPSNGKDVYNENCGMCHDDGKQGAPKIGDKAIWKPLLQKNMDVLIKQTVSGEYHPKNGGCKHCTTGEVIEAIKYMVSQSKEEGNYSLW; this comes from the coding sequence GTGCGCTCTTTGTTGAAAAACAACGCAATTTTTGCGATTTTATTCATGAGTGTGATTTCATTCGTCACTGCATCGTACGCTGCGAAAGCCAATGATGAAACCTCAAAAGCAGCGGCTGAACCGGTGTCCACGCCAAACGAGCCACAGTCAAACGAGGCAAAATCAATTGTCCCGGAAGAAGTGAAACCGGTTCCCAAGCAGGACGTGACAACAGAAACAGCAACGCAACAGGAAAAAATCGCGGAGCCTCTGATCGACGGGTATTACCCCGCCTACCCCCAAACCAAAGCACCAGCGGATGACGTTCAGAAAAAACTGATTGAGCACGGCGAATACCTGGCTAAAATGGGTGACTGCATCGCCTGCCATACCAATGTGAAGGGCGGTACGCCTGCGTTTGCCGGGGGATTGCCCATCAATACGCCTTTCGGCACGTTTTACAGCCCTAATATCACTCCGGATAAAGAAACCGGTATTGGTAACTGGACTGAAGACGATTTTATCCGTGCCATGAGAGAAGGCCGTGATCCCAAAGGCAGAAATTATTTCCCGGTTTTCCCCTACATTTACTTCTCCAAGACGACCGACGACGATTTACGCGCGCTTTATGCCTATTTCATGAGTCTTCCGCCAGTCAAGCAGGAAAATAAATCGCTTCCTTTCCCATTCAATGTGCCAGGAGCCCGGTTTTCATTATGGGGATGGAATTTGCTGTTCTTCTTCCCGGAGGAAGACACCATTGACTACCAAAGTGACAAATCACCGGCCTGGAACCGCGGCAAATACATTGTTGACAGTTTGGGGCATTGCAGCATGTGCCATACACCGCTCAACATTTTTGGCGCACCAAAGGATCGTTATTACTTGACCGGCAGCTTCATTGATGGTTACTGGGCACCCAACATTACCAAATTCGGTTTGCGCTCAGCGAGCCGCTATGAAGTGGCGGATGTGTTCCTGAAAGGGCAGCTCATCAATCGCGCCGGCCCTGTCGCGGGCCCCATGGCCGAGGTTAATCACAACAGTCTAAGTTATCTGACGGAAGAGGATCGTCTGGCGATTGCAACCTATTTAAAGACGGTTGTCAGTGAAGAGTCTCTGGGGGTTTCACCGTCCGAGCAGCAACCCACGCTGAAACGCGGTAAGCAGGTTTATGTCAATGCCTGCATCATTTGCCACCAGGATAATAAAATGGGCGCGCCCGTCATTGGGGATGGTGCAAACTGGTATCGTCGCCTCAAAGACAGTGGCCTGACCGGATTGTATCGCCATGCCATTAACGGCTATAACAGCATGCCGGTTAAAGGCGCCTGCGTGACCTGCAGCGACAATGACATCATGGCAGCCACGGATTATATTTTAAACAAATCGCTGTCCCGATCCCAGTGGACGGATTTAGACAATGCCGGTTCACAAAAATACCCGTCAAACGGCAAGGATGTTTACAATGAAAACTGTGGCATGTGCCATGACGATGGCAAACAAGGCGCACCGAAAATCGGCGACAAAGCCATCTGGAAACCGCTGCTGCAGAAAAACATGGATGTCTTAATCAAGCAAACGGTAAGTGGCGAATACCATCCCAAAAACGGGGGCTGCAAGCATTGCACAACAGGTGAAGTGATTGAAGCAATCAAATACATGGTGAGCCAATCGAAGGAAGAGGGTAACTATTCCTTGTGGTAA
- the coxB gene encoding cytochrome c oxidase subunit II — translation MRNRFKAGGLLAAAGVGLLTTQTAAAAADTWQLNMYKGVTPLSHDMYFLHTTSMIVCALIGIVVFGVMIYSLIHHRKSVGYKPAAFHDNPRLEIVWSVIPFLILIALAIPATTILMRLEDSSDSDVTIKVVGSQWKWQYQYLDQGISFFSNLATPYDQIQNKQKKGQWYLLEVDKPLVVPVNRKIRFLVTSTDVIHSWWVPELGIKRDAMPGFMHEAWARIEKPGVYRGQCTELCGINHAYMPIVVQAVSDDEFKQWVDAQVKVEDIYAAGAGKPKEQVKMTREELMTLGKTKYEAICAACHKADGKGLPPMFPPLKGSSIAVGKPISRHIALVLDGVPGSAMQAYKDQLTDQEIAAVVTYERNAWENNTNDEVQPANVAKVRSGEVQAPKIVKKAQAGGLR, via the coding sequence ATGCGAAACAGGTTTAAGGCTGGCGGTTTGCTTGCCGCTGCCGGAGTCGGGCTACTGACAACTCAAACGGCCGCTGCTGCAGCTGATACGTGGCAGTTAAATATGTACAAAGGTGTAACGCCTTTAAGCCATGACATGTATTTCCTGCACACAACATCGATGATTGTGTGTGCGTTGATTGGAATCGTGGTGTTTGGCGTGATGATTTATTCGCTCATTCATCATCGCAAATCCGTAGGTTATAAACCAGCGGCCTTTCATGATAACCCGCGCCTTGAAATAGTCTGGTCAGTGATTCCTTTCCTGATTCTTATTGCCTTAGCCATTCCCGCCACCACTATCCTGATGCGGCTTGAAGACAGCAGTGATTCTGACGTCACCATCAAGGTCGTTGGGTCTCAATGGAAATGGCAATACCAATACCTGGATCAGGGGATTAGTTTTTTCAGCAACCTCGCCACACCCTACGATCAAATTCAAAATAAACAGAAAAAAGGACAGTGGTATCTACTGGAGGTGGATAAGCCGCTGGTGGTTCCTGTGAACCGTAAAATCAGGTTTTTAGTGACCTCAACCGATGTGATTCATTCCTGGTGGGTACCTGAACTGGGTATCAAGCGCGATGCCATGCCAGGATTCATGCACGAGGCTTGGGCCCGTATCGAAAAACCGGGGGTTTATCGCGGCCAATGTACTGAATTATGCGGTATTAACCATGCTTACATGCCGATTGTAGTGCAGGCTGTGAGCGATGACGAGTTCAAGCAATGGGTCGATGCTCAGGTGAAAGTGGAAGATATTTATGCTGCCGGGGCGGGCAAACCCAAAGAACAGGTTAAAATGACCCGTGAAGAACTGATGACTCTCGGTAAAACCAAGTACGAAGCCATCTGTGCGGCCTGCCATAAAGCAGATGGCAAGGGGTTGCCGCCGATGTTCCCGCCGTTGAAGGGCAGTTCGATTGCCGTCGGTAAACCCATCAGCCGACACATTGCTCTGGTGCTTGATGGCGTTCCAGGATCAGCCATGCAGGCTTACAAAGACCAATTGACGGATCAGGAAATCGCGGCCGTAGTGACCTACGAGCGAAATGCCTGGGAAAATAATACCAATGACGAAGTGCAGCCTGCCAATGTGGCTAAGGTACGATCCGGTGAGGTTCAGGCACCTAAAATAGTGAAAAAAGCGCAAGCTGGAGGTTTACGATGA
- the ctaD gene encoding cytochrome c oxidase subunit I — protein MSQTLAHELDHHDDHDHGPEQGKGFIGFAKRWLFTTNHKDIGSLYLWIAMLSFFLAGGMALIIRAELFQPGHRFVDPNFFNQMTTMHGLIMLFGVVMPAFTGMANWQIPMMIGAPDMALPRLNNWSFWILPFAFALLFSTMFHSGGGPNFGWTMYAPLSTKYAPPSTDFMIFAVHMMGLSSIMGSINIIATILNMRAPGMTLMKMPMFVWTWLITAFLLIAIMPVLAGAVTMMLADRHFGTSFFDAAGGGDPILFQHVFWFFGHPEVYVLILPAFGVISEIIPTFSRKPLFGYHFMVYATVSIALLSFIVWVHHMFTTGVPLGAELFFMYATMLISVPTGIKVFNWVSTMFKGAMTFETPMLFAIAFVFLFTIGGFTGLMLALVPADYQYQDTYFVVAHFHYVLVPGAIFSLMAATYYWLPKWTGHMYNECLGKWHFWLSAISVNIAFFPMHFLGLAGMPRRIPDYALQFTNFNMVSTVGAFIFGFSQLLFLYNVFMTVKRRHEGKRLDARVWEGAHGLEWTLSSPPPYHSFTTPPTVP, from the coding sequence ATGAGTCAAACATTGGCACATGAACTCGATCACCATGATGACCATGATCATGGACCAGAACAAGGTAAAGGGTTTATCGGTTTCGCTAAGCGATGGTTATTTACCACCAACCACAAAGACATTGGCTCGCTTTATCTTTGGATAGCGATGTTGAGTTTCTTTTTAGCCGGTGGTATGGCATTAATCATTCGTGCGGAATTATTTCAGCCCGGCCATCGTTTTGTCGACCCCAATTTCTTTAACCAGATGACCACCATGCACGGCCTCATCATGCTCTTTGGGGTAGTAATGCCTGCGTTCACCGGGATGGCGAACTGGCAAATCCCAATGATGATTGGTGCGCCAGATATGGCTCTGCCACGGTTAAATAACTGGAGCTTCTGGATCCTGCCCTTTGCATTTGCCTTGTTGTTTTCAACCATGTTTCACAGTGGCGGCGGTCCTAATTTCGGTTGGACCATGTATGCTCCCTTATCAACCAAATATGCTCCGCCCAGCACAGACTTCATGATCTTTGCAGTGCATATGATGGGTCTGTCTTCAATCATGGGTTCTATCAACATCATTGCCACCATTCTGAACATGCGGGCCCCCGGCATGACCTTGATGAAAATGCCCATGTTCGTCTGGACCTGGTTGATCACGGCGTTTCTACTGATTGCGATCATGCCCGTTCTGGCCGGTGCAGTCACCATGATGCTGGCTGATCGACATTTCGGTACCAGCTTTTTTGACGCGGCAGGTGGTGGTGATCCGATTTTATTCCAGCATGTTTTCTGGTTTTTTGGACATCCGGAGGTGTACGTTCTGATATTGCCGGCTTTTGGAGTGATCTCTGAAATTATTCCAACCTTTAGCCGTAAGCCATTGTTTGGTTATCATTTCATGGTGTATGCAACGGTCAGTATTGCGTTGCTTTCATTCATTGTCTGGGTCCATCATATGTTCACCACCGGTGTACCGCTTGGTGCTGAATTGTTCTTTATGTATGCGACCATGCTGATTTCGGTTCCCACAGGCATTAAAGTATTTAACTGGGTCAGCACCATGTTTAAAGGCGCCATGACGTTTGAAACGCCCATGCTGTTTGCGATAGCGTTTGTGTTTCTGTTCACTATCGGCGGCTTTACCGGGTTAATGCTTGCACTGGTGCCTGCGGATTATCAATACCAGGATACCTATTTTGTTGTCGCTCATTTCCATTATGTTCTGGTTCCCGGCGCCATCTTCTCCTTAATGGCAGCCACGTACTATTGGCTGCCGAAATGGACGGGCCACATGTACAACGAGTGTTTGGGTAAATGGCATTTCTGGCTGTCAGCCATTTCAGTGAATATTGCCTTTTTCCCCATGCATTTCCTAGGGCTGGCGGGTATGCCAAGACGTATTCCGGACTATGCTTTGCAGTTTACCAACTTCAACATGGTATCTACCGTGGGTGCCTTCATTTTTGGTTTCTCACAGCTGCTGTTTTTATACAACGTGTTCATGACGGTTAAGCGCCGCCATGAAGGCAAACGCCTGGATGCACGGGTATGGGAAGGGGCTCATGGTTTGGAGTGGACATTGTCGTCACCGCCTCCGTACCACAGCTTCACCACGCCGCCAACGGTTCCCTAG
- a CDS encoding cytochrome c oxidase assembly protein gives MNEQAGNAVKGHKRIVLLLSLIVLGMFGFGFALVPIYNSLCQTLGINGKTNSKAAAYNSAQAFVDKNRVVTVQFVSTSNSSLPWAFYPKVTRINVHPGEIAKLAFYAENKSNFRMTVQAIPSVTPGIAAKYLKKTECFCFTQQTLNGHEAMDMPLLFHLDNDLPAEIKTITLSYTLFDVTNRVIN, from the coding sequence ATGAACGAGCAGGCAGGTAATGCAGTGAAAGGTCATAAAAGAATTGTGTTGTTATTGTCACTCATTGTGCTTGGCATGTTTGGTTTTGGCTTTGCTCTGGTGCCCATTTATAACAGCCTTTGCCAAACGTTGGGGATCAATGGCAAAACCAATAGTAAGGCAGCGGCTTATAATAGCGCACAGGCTTTTGTGGATAAAAACAGGGTCGTGACGGTTCAATTTGTCTCAACCAGTAACAGCAGTTTACCCTGGGCCTTTTACCCCAAGGTAACCCGGATTAACGTGCACCCCGGCGAAATTGCCAAACTTGCATTTTATGCAGAGAATAAAAGCAATTTCCGGATGACTGTGCAGGCAATACCCAGCGTTACGCCGGGAATTGCCGCGAAATACTTAAAAAAGACAGAGTGTTTTTGTTTTACCCAGCAAACCTTGAATGGACACGAAGCCATGGATATGCCTTTGCTGTTTCATCTGGATAATGACTTGCCGGCGGAAATAAAAACAATCACTTTGTCGTATACATTATTCGATGTGACAAATCGTGTAATTAATTGA
- a CDS encoding cytochrome c oxidase subunit 3 gives MGAHGTYYVPKPSHWPLVGSIGLTTTLVGAASWLHDDWYGPYIFFAGLCILVGMMVGWFGQVIYENQKGLYDLQVDRSFRWGMCWFIFSEVCFFGAFFGALFFCRYWSVPLLGGEMHPITHYTLWSDFVAQWPLLQNPNNQTFVGATEAMGAWGLAAINTLILLTSGATITWAHWALKLNKRKQLIAGMVLTILLGMLFLGLQSYEYHEAYTEMNLTLDAGIYGTTFFMLTGFHGLHVTIGTIMLIVILIRCIKGHFTPERHFAFEAVAWYWHFVDVVWLFLFIFVYWL, from the coding sequence ATGGGAGCGCACGGTACTTATTACGTCCCTAAGCCTAGCCATTGGCCGCTGGTCGGCTCCATTGGCCTGACCACAACGCTGGTCGGCGCTGCATCATGGCTGCATGATGACTGGTATGGCCCTTATATTTTCTTTGCCGGGCTTTGCATTCTAGTGGGCATGATGGTCGGGTGGTTTGGCCAGGTCATTTATGAAAATCAAAAAGGACTTTATGACCTCCAGGTTGATCGTTCCTTCCGTTGGGGGATGTGCTGGTTCATTTTCTCAGAAGTGTGTTTCTTCGGCGCTTTTTTCGGCGCGTTGTTTTTTTGCCGCTATTGGTCAGTTCCGCTGCTCGGCGGAGAAATGCACCCGATTACGCACTACACCTTGTGGTCTGACTTTGTGGCTCAATGGCCGCTTTTGCAAAATCCCAATAACCAAACCTTTGTCGGGGCTACTGAAGCGATGGGGGCGTGGGGGCTTGCCGCGATTAATACCTTAATCCTGCTTACTTCCGGTGCGACCATCACCTGGGCGCATTGGGCATTAAAACTCAATAAGCGCAAGCAACTGATTGCGGGCATGGTCTTAACCATTTTACTCGGTATGCTGTTCCTTGGCTTACAATCCTACGAGTACCATGAAGCATACACCGAGATGAACCTGACTCTGGATGCTGGGATTTATGGTACCACCTTCTTTATGCTGACTGGTTTCCATGGCTTGCACGTGACCATCGGAACCATCATGCTGATTGTCATTCTTATCCGGTGCATCAAAGGCCATTTTACCCCTGAACGGCATTTCGCTTTTGAGGCGGTTGCCTGGTACTGGCACTTTGTGGATGTGGTATGGCTTTTTCTGTTCATCTTTGTCTACTGGCTCTAG